TAAGTGGCGCTAGCGTATTTGCCAGAGATATTACTCAAAGAAAAAAATCAGAAAATGCTATTATTCAGGCCAATTTCGAACTGGATAGTTTCGTTTATAGGGCATCTCATGATCTCAGAGCACCTCTTCGATCAGTATTAGGACTTATTTCACTTGTTAAATTTGAAGAGAATGAAGATCAAAGAAATTATTATCTTAAATTGGCTGAGAAAAGTATAGATAAACTGGATTACTTTATTTCTGATTTAACAGATTTTTCCCGAAACAGTAGGACTGAAATTGAAGTTGAAAAAATTGATTTTAATGCTACAATTGCGGATTGTATAGAAAATCTGAAATATATGGAAAAGGCAGAGGAGATCGATATGAGGAAAAACTTTATGACAAATGTACCTTTTTATTCAGATTCAAGAAGAATCACTATTATTTTTCAGAATCTGTTAAGTAATGCGATTAAGTATCAAAATCATAAGAGTGTCAAACCTTTTGTTGAATTATCGGTAACGACCTTTCCGGACAGAGCTGAAATTTCAATCACAGATAATGGAAGAGGCATCCGCGAAGAATATTTGAATAAAGTATTTAATATGTTTTTTAGAGCTTCTCAAGACTCTTATGGCTCAGGATTAGGTCTATACATTACAAAACAGGTTGTTGAAAAATTAAATGGGAAAATTGAAGTTTTTTCTCAATTTGGAAAAGGGACAACATTCCGCTTAAATCTTCCTAATTTGGAAAATAATAATTATTATTAGTATTATTTTAAGTTTTTAGAATAGGATGGAAATTGCAGATCTCATATTAACTGCAAAAGACGAACGAAATATAAAAAGCAGAAAATCTGATATTTCTGTTTATAGGATTATTTTATTCCTTACAACTGCTTTTACTTTACTGCTAAGGTACTTATTTGTAAAAGAAAACCCGGAGGCATTTGATCCGCTTTTAATCAGGCTCGTGCTTTCTTCAGGGTTAATTCTCATTCTGGTACTATCTTTTATCTGGAAGTACAGAGATAAGATAGCATATTTGAATTATTTGGTTATTTTTTCCTATTCCATTTATATTCTGTTTCTTATAAGGAGGAATTATTTCGCAACGAATTACCTGCTTGAGTTTATATTACTGATAGTAATCATCTGTCTGGCTTTTCAGAATCGTCTACATCTTAAGATTTATCTCACATGTATCTTTATTGCTTTTTTTATATCTGCGTTCCTGTGTCTGGATTCTTATCTCGATATATTTGTTAAAACTAGCCTGATAGGAATTTTTTGTGTTGCTATTGTCACTTTTTTTAACAGCAGGTTTGAAATAGAAAAGCGACTTGAAATACGGGAAAATCTTTTGAATACCATTTTCAATGAATCTCCGGATGCCATGTTAATTGCGGATCCTTCAAGTTCTATTATTTTGAATTGTAATGAAAGAGCTATTTCAATTTTTAAAATTCAGGATAGAAGAGATCTGATTGGTAATAATCTCAACTTTCTGTTGAAATACCCTAACAGCACAGGAGCCTGGAATAACTTAAAAAAGAAGGTTGATAAAAATCGTTTTCTTGTTCAGGAACTGGAATTTAAAACTGTGTTTGGCCAAACTTTCTGGGGGAGCGAAGCTATAACTGAAATCCAGGTAGGCACAAAAGCTTACTGGCTTGTAAGAATTTCAGACATTACTGAAAGGGTAAAAGATAAAAAGACAATAGAAGAGAGCCGGAAAATCCTTAATCAGATTATAGATTTGGTGCCACATCCGATATTCCTGAAAGATAATGAAGGTAGGTTTGTTATTGTCAATAAAACATTGGCAGACAGATATGAAGTAGTTCCGGAAGAAATGGTAGGTAAAAAAGACAGTGATTTTATTGATCCTGTATTATCTGTGGAATTGCTTAAAGATGACAGAGAGGTTATTGAGAATGCCAGAGAAAAATTTATTCCTGAAGAATCTCTGACTTTCCTTGATAGGAACTATACTTATCAGACTATCAAAATTCCTTTTTATTTTGAAGATGCTACAAAGCCAGGAGTGCTTAGTATTTCCATAGATATAACTGATCTTAAAGAAGCAGAAAAGGCTATAAGAGAAAGCGAGAGTAAGTACAAAATGCTTATGGAGCAGGCGTCAGACGGAATTTATCTTACCGATAAGTCCGGTAATATTTTGAGCGTAAATGCCAAAGCCTGCGAGATGTTCGGATATTCAGATCAGGAGTTTCAAAAACTGAATGTTCGAAGCCTGGTAGACCTGAAAAGTGTAAAAGAAGAGCTCATCTTTGCTTTATTCAATAATGAGCCTGTCATTACTGAACTTGTATGCAAAAGAAAAGACAACTCAGAATTTACGGTAGAACTTAGTGCTACAAGACTGGATGGAGGGTTATTACAGGGGATTATAAGAGATATTACGGCAAGAAAGAAGCTTGAAAAAATACTTCAGGATAATGAGAAAAAGTTTAGAGCGTTAATTGAAAACTCCTCCGATATTATAATGATCCTTAATGAGGATTTTAAAATATCTTATGTGAGTGTTTCTGTAGCCCGTATCCTAGGGCACACCTATATCAGTCTTGTGGGTAAGACTATATTTGATCTGTTTGATCATGAAGGAATAGATAAGATCTCTAAATTCTTATCAGAGACGATTGCTTGTCCAGGTCAGAATCAAACAGCAGAAGAGCTTAAGATTCTTACTCGCAGTGGATCTTCGAAGATTGTTGAAATTGTTGCAGTTAATTTGCTTAGTGATCCTGTAATCCAGGGTATTGTTCTTAATTGCCATGATATTACCAAGAGAAAGAACACCGAAAATGAATTAATAAATACAAATTTTGAGTTGGACAGCTTTGTTTATAAAGCTTCCCATGATCTTAAAGCACCTTTGAGATCAGTGATGGGACTTATTAAACTGGCTAAGCTTGAAAGCAAAGATTCTACTCAGCATATGTATCTTGACATGATGAGTAAAAGCGTCAATAGTCTCGATGCATTTATTAAAGACCTCACCACTTTCTCACGCAATACCAGGCTAGATATAGAAGCAAATATTATTGATTTCAGCATTGTACTGGAAGAGTCACTCAACAATCTTAAGTATATGGAACATGCTGAAAAAATCAGAATTAATAAGAGTGTTGATATAAATGTAAATTTCTACTCAGATCTTACACGCTTAAGTACCATTGTAAACAATTTAATTTCAAACGCTATAAAATACCATAGATTTGAAAATAATATTCCCTATATTAACATTTCAATTAAGACGGACTACGAGAAGGCTGAGATTGTTGTGGAAGACAATGGGAGTGGAATTGATCCCTTACATATCAACAAAATTTTTGATATGTTTTACAGAGCTTCAGAAAATTCGTATGGGTCCGGATTGGGATTGTACATTGTAAAGAATGCGGTGAAAAAACTCGGAGGATCTATTGACGTATCTTCAGAGCTTGATGAAGGAAGTTCATTTAAAGTCGTTATCCCAAATCTGGTAAATGATATAAACTAAAAGTAAAAGTATATTTAGATTTTATGAAAGAGGTACAGGTAAATTCTGTAATGCTGGTAGATGATAATGATACAGATAATTTTATCCATAAAAGAGTAATCGAGCTAACCGGATTTGCAAAAAATATAATTGTTAAAAATTCAGGGAAGAGTGCTTTGGAATTTTTAGAATCGAACAAGTCTAACCTGGATGTCTTGCCTGATCTGATTTTTCTTGATATAAACATGCCGATAGTTGATGGGTTTGTTTTCCTTTTTGAATATGAAAACTTCCCAGACCCAGTTAAAGACAAGTGTAAGATAGTTATTCTTTCAAGCTCAGACAGTAAAAGAGACATCGATAGAATTGTCGATAATGAATATGTGATAAATTTTATCACTAAGCCTCTCTCAGAAGAAGCTCTGGATGATTTAAAAACGATATTGTAATATTCCAAGAAAGATTATTGTAAAAGCCTCCCTTCGGAGGTTTTTTTATTTCTTCTTTTTTTCTTAAAAACATACATAAAAAAGGGGCTGTTCACTAACAGCCCCTTTTGTATTATCTTTTCAGTAAATATAATATTACTTAGAAAGTTTAGCTTTAAGATTGGTGTCAATTGCAGAAAGGAATTCTTCTGTGTACAAGAAATGCTCTCCATGCTTTACGTTGCTTCCATAAACAGACACTGCAAGATCTTTAGTCATTTTACCGCTTTCTACTGTCTCAACGCAAACTTGCTCCAAAGCCTCGCAGAATTTGATTAGATCCTGGTTGTTGTCCAGTTTTCCTCTGAAAGCAAGACCTCTGGTCCATGCGAAGATAGAAGCAATTGGATTGGTAGAAGTTGGTTTACCTTTCTGATGCTCTCTATAGTGACGAGTAACAGTTCCGTGAGCAGCTTCTGCTTCAAGTACTTTTCCATCCGGAGTAATAAGTACAGAAGTCATTAGACCTAAAGAACCGAATCCTTGAGCAACGATGTCAGACTGAACGTCTCCATCATAGTTTTTACAAGCCCAAACAAAGTTTCCATTCATTTTAAGTGCAGAAGCAACCATGTCATCGATCAGACGGTGCTCATATGTAAGACCTGCAGCTTCGAATTTAGCTTTGAATTCTTTTTCATAAGTCTCTTCAAAGATATCTTTGAAACGACCGTCATATTTCTTAAGGATAGTATTCTTAGTTGAGAAATATAGAGGCCATTTTTTCTGAAGCGCAAGGTTAAAGCAAGATTGTGCAAAACCTCTGATAGACTCATCTGTGTTGTACATCGCAAGGGCAACACCATCACCTTTAAAGTTGTATACTTCAAATGTCTGAGGCTCACCGCCACCTTCAGGAGTGAATGTTAGAGTTAATTTACCTTTTCCTTTGATTACAGTGTCAGTTGCACGGTACTGATCACCGAAAGCATGACGACCTATACAGATAGGTGCAGTCCAGTTTGGAACAAGTCTTGGAACATTGTTCGTTACGATAGGCTCACGGAAAACGGTTCCATCAAGGATGTTTCTGATTGTTCCGTTTGGAGATTTCCACATTTGCTTAAGGTTGAATTCTTTTACACGCGCCTCATCTGGAGTGATAGTCGCGCATTTGATACCAACCTGATATTTTTTTATTGCCTCAGCAGCATCAACAGTTACCTGATCGTTGGTCGCATCACGGTGCTCGATACCAAGGTCGTAGTACTTAATATCAACATCAATGTAAGGAGTGATAAGTTTATCTTTGATAAATTTCCAGATAATTCTGGTCATTTCATCTCCATCAAGTTCCACTACTGGATTTGCAACTTTAATCTTGTTCATTTTTGCAAAAATTAAATGGTTATTTTAAGTTGAATAATAGTTCATTGCAGGAATCCCTGACTTATATTGAGGTGCAAATATAACAGGTAAGAGTCAAGAGACAAGAATTTTGCCCTAGATCGTGCAGGAAGTGGGTAAGAAATGCAGATTTCGTTATGATATAGTAGGGAATGACGGAGTCGATAGGGTATCTGAAAAATTCTTTTAAAGAAAAAACTGACCATATTTTGATCAGTTTTTTCTTTAAAAGAAAATAATATTTATTGACAAGTATACTCGTATTTTGTGAAATACAATTCGCCATCGCGTTCAACAGTTTGTTTTGTTACAAACCCGTTGGAGTTAATTTCATAGGTATAATTGATGGAATGTTTATATTTGAATTGTCCCTTACGATTTTCTATTGCTCTTTTTATGAGATATTTTCCTGGATTACCAAATTCATACATTAACTCTTTCTGAGCAGGTTTATCAAGGTAATATTCAAAATCTACATATGTAGTATCGTGGACATCAATGCCTTTTTTATTTTCAAATTCCCTGGTTTGGCTGCAGTTTCCATTAATATAGTTAAATAATTTTATTCTTTCTGACGGTTCACCATCTTCGCTTCTTTGAGTGATGGTTTTGACAAGTAAATTGTTTTCATAATAATAATCTGTCCGGTCAATAATAATACTCCCATCATCAAAATTAAAATGTTCTATTGACTTAACTGGAAGTTTCCTTTCATTAATCCAAATAGTATCATTGATGCCAAAGGGGTTTTTATTTTTATCAAATAAACTTCCGATGATGTATTTATCTGAAATAACTGCTTTTGCATATTTTACCTGACTGCTGCTTAGATCACTGTCATCAGAATAAGTAAACTCAGCAGTTTTACCATCCAATGACCTTATCTGAGTATAATAAAGGCTGTATGCTTCATCATCTTGGCTGTATGATACCGACTTTACATAGCATTGGGGTTCTGGGGAAGGTGCAGGATAGTCTTTATCTTTTTTACAGGAAATAAGTGCAGTAAAAGATAATACAGAAAGTAAAATTTTATATTTCATATTATAAAAATGGTTTTCTTTAAAAATACTAAAAAAGTCGAAGTAAAGTAGGATCAAAAAAGCAGCTCATTCATTTATGAGCTGCCTCTATGTGACTTTTAATAATCAAGAGTTTTAATACCCGAATAACTCTTCAAGCTTCAGTTCTCTTACTTTTCCATATTTAGAAAGCTTATCGAAATCAATTCTGTCTTTAGATCCGATGATAACATATGCTTTCTTCTGGCCTCTATAGAATTTATCATGAAAGTTTTTAAGGTCAGTGAGTGATAACGTTTTTATTTTTTCGTAAACTTCTTTTCTGATATCATAATCTATCCCAAGTTTTTTCAGTCTTTCATATTCTGATATAACTGCAAATTTGGTGATCCTTTGTGTGTTTACAATTTCGATGATTGAAGATTTTGCATTTTGATATAGCACCTCTGATTGGGGCATGTCTTCATAAAGCTCCAGCATTCCGTCAATAGCCTCTTTAATCTTGTCTGCCTGAGTTCCTATATATGATGTTATATAATTTGGATCACCTTTTCTCCACGCATTTTCATATCTTGACTTTACTGCGTATGCTAAAGCTCTTGATTCTCTTAATTCCTGGAATACAATAGAACTCATACTCCCTCCAAAATATTCATTAAATAAAGCTATCTGCGGAAGTATTTCTTTATCATAGGTAATTGATTTAGATAAGAAGATTACTTCACCTTGTACCATTTCATAATTAGCCCATAGTACTTCATTTTCATTTATTTCCTGTAAAGCGAATTTTTCCGGAGCCGGAGGATCCTTTAATTCAGTTCCGCATTTGTGATTTGAAGAAAGACTTTTGTTGAGTTTGGCAGCGTCTGTCGGCCCGTAATAAAGAACACGATGCTTTATAGAGTTAAGACTTTTTACTATGTCAGTCAATTCGGAAGGCTTCATAGAGCGCAGTTGCTCTTCTGAAAGTATTGTTGTAAAAGGAGAGTGGGGGCCATACTTAGCATAACTCACAAGTCCTGAACGGAATATTATGTCCTTGTTAAGCTTATTGTCTTTTCTGGCTTTTAGTGACCTTTCTACAAGGTTATTATAAGCTACAGGATCTTCCTGTGGAGTCTTAAGTATTTTTTCAAAAAGTTTTAGAGCTTGATTGAAATTCTCCTGAAGTCCTGTAAGGGTAAAGAACATAGCATCTGCTGACATCGAGAATGAATAGGAACATCCTATTTTATAAAACTCTTTTTTCAGTTCTTCACTTGATAAACCTTTTACTCCCAAAAAGTCAAGGTAACTAACTGCAAGGCCGTACTTTGGTGAATGTTCTCTTCCGATATCCCATACATAGTTAAGTGTAAATATGTCATTCTCCGTGTTCTTTTTATAAGTGACAGGTAGATTAGTCTTAGTTTTGAATTGCAATAATTCTTTATTGAAATCTATCCAGACCGGTTTAATGCTATCGCTAGGCTGATTCATTACAAACTCAAAGAACGGAGAGTGATCTTCTCTATTAAGAGGCACAGGCGATATTTGCGGTTTGGGTACTTTTTTGATTGTGGTATCAGTACCTGTAAATTTGTAAACAGCTACATAATTTGAATCAAATCTTTGTTTTACAAATTCTACGATTTGTTCTTTGGTGATAGAGGAAAGGACTTCTGTTTCTTCCACGCTTCTCTGCCATGGTTCTCCAGTGATAAAGCTTTCGACAAATGCATCAGCTCTGGCTTTGTTGCTTTCATAAGACTGCATTTTCGACATCTTGATATCATTGATGGTGGCTTTAATGAGCCATTCTTCAAATTTTCCTTTTTTTAATGAATCCAATTGGGCGAGCAATAACACCTTTAGGTCTTCCAATGTCTGTCCCTGTTTTGGTCTTCCACCCATTACAAAAATTGAATAATCATTTAATGCCATGTCATAGGCAAAGGCAGATAGTACTTTTTGTCTCTGATTGAGGTTTAAGTCTATCAGGCCGGCCTGCCCATTAGTGAGTAGGAGACTTATAAGTTTTAGGTAATAAAAATCTGGAATAAAATTATTTTTAACTTCTTGTCCTTTTATGCCATTGAATCTGAAAGCCACTGTAAGATTTTCTGCATCAGGTCCGTAAACATCAATTTTTTCAGGTCTTTTAATCGGACTCTCTGTAGGAGGAGTGAATGGCGCAACAGCTTTTTCCTTTAGCCTGCTAAAGCTTTTATCAATGATTCTGATCGCTTTTTCAGGATCGAAATCACCACTCATACATATTGCTATGTTATTGGGAACATAATATCTGTCAAAATATTTTTTTATTTCTGTTATGGAAGGGTTTTTCAGATGTTCTACAGTACCTATTGTTGTCTGGGTTCCGTATTGATGCCTTTGGAAAAGTCCAGACATCATTGCCTCATATACTTTTCTCTTATCATTGTCCAACCCCCTGTTTTTTTCTTCATAAACGGCTTCCAGCTCTGTATGGAATAAACGTGGAACAACAGTACTAAAACGTTCACTTTCAATTTCTGCCCATCTCTCCAGGCTGTTGGAAGGTATATCATTTACATAGACAGTTTGCTCAAGAAATGTATAAGCATTAGTTCCTGTGGCTCCAATGTTACTGAGCATTTTATCGTATTCGTTGGGTATGCTGAATTTAGCTGCTAGCAGAGAAGTGGAGTCTATTTTTTGGTATAGTCTTGTTCTTTGCTTCTCGTCTCTGGTTGTTCTGTACACCTCATAAAGATTTTCTATTTCCTTTAGTAAAGGTTCTTCTTTAGCCCAGTCATTTGTTCCGATTTTTGAAGTGCCTTTGAAAAGTATATGTTCCAGATAATGTGCAAGACCAGTATTGGTTGCTGGATCATTTTTACTTCCTGCTTTTACAGCGATATAAGTCTGGATCCTTGGAGCGTCTTTGTATACTGTCATGTAAACTTTCAGCCCGTTTTTCAGCGTGTAGATCCGTGTTTTCAGAGGATCATTTGTAACTGTTTCAAAGGTATATTCACCTGAAGAATGTCTCTCTGTAACAAACTTAGAAGGTTGCCCCAATACCCATAAAGGGAGTAGGAGTAAAAGGAAAATTTTCCTGATCATTGGAGTATTATGAACTATGGTTTAAAAATTATTGATATTAAAGGGAAACCCCTTAGTGGTTCTAAAAGTTATTTCCGGCGAAATTTAAAAAATAAAAATGACAGCTTGATTAGAATTCAGATTCAAGGCCGAATCTTTTTCTTAACTCATCAATGATAGGATATTTCTGAGTTAAGTAGTTAAGCTTTTCTTTTGGAGTATAGATTAATTTTACTTCGTCCTGAGAAGAGAGTTCAGCTTCGAGCTGAAGGGTTTTGTTACTAATCTTGCTTCTCAGAAAATCAAGCAGAGATGATCTCATTTCATTTATCTGATCTTGTTGGATGAAATTATCAAGTTTAATTTTGATAATATTACCATCTACCAAATCATATACTCTATCAATAATAAAGTATTCATTCATTTTACCTTCGTTTCTAAGGTTCATGGCATATTCCTGCCAGTACTTCATGAGTTCTTTCGGGTCAATGGGTTTATTTACTGTAATCAGATCTGATGCAGAAACCGTTTCGACTTTCTTTTCCGGCATCTTAGTGTCTGCCCCTTTTTGGAGATCTTTCAGACTGGGAAGCTTAATAGTGGATTTAAGCTCTGATTTCTCAGCAGCAGGTTTGGGAGCCGCTGGTCCTGCATTGTTTTTGGATTCGGCAGGCGCCTCTGCAGGCGCCCCGGATCCATTAATATTTACTGTATCAGCTTTTTTTTTTAACTCCTCAGGCATTGCCCGGAGTTCAGAACCAAGATTTATAGCCTGGTTGAGAAAGGCCATTTTCATGAGCGCAAGCTCAATGAGAAGTCTCGGGTTTTTGCTGTTTTTGAATTGAAGATCACATCCGCTGATAATATTCAGACAAGACATAAGGAATGAAATAGACGCTGCTTCTGCCTGAGAACCATATTTCTGTTTCACCTCATCAGATACTTCAAGGAGTTTAAGTGTTGCAGCATCTTTGCATACAAGGAGATTACGCAAATGCTCTCCTAGTCCTATGATAAAGTTATGTCCGTCGAAACCATCTCTCAGAATTTCATCATATACAAGCAATGCACCAGCTACATCCTGGCGATTCAGCAAGTCTGTCATCTTGAAGTAATAATCATAATCAAGTATATGCAGATTGTCAATTGTACACTTGTAAGTAACAGTATTGTCAGAAGAGAATGTGACAATCAGGTCAAATAGAGAAAGGGCATCTCTTAGGGCTCCATCTGCCTTTTGGGCGATCAGGTGTAGTGCTTGTGCTTCAGCTTTAATAGTTTCTTTCTCTGCAATTCGGGCGAGGTGAGCAGCAATATCTTTTACTGATATTCTGCTAAAGTCAAATATCTGACAACGTGAAAGGATAGTTGGTATAATCTTATGCTTTTCAGTCGTTGCCAGGATAAAGATTGCATATTTAGGAGGTTCTTCCAGGGTCTTAAGAAATGCGTTAAATGCCGCATTTGACAACATGTGAACCTCATCTATAATATAGATTTTATATTTTCCATATTGTGGAGGGTATCTTACCTGGTCTACAAGATTTCTGATGTCGTCTACAGAGTTGTTGGAGGCAGCATCGAGCTCATGTACGTTAAATGATGCATTGTTATTGAAACTTTTGCATGATTCACATTCATTACACGCCTCAATTTCAGAAGTAATATTTTCGCAATTGATTGTTTTGGCCAAAATACGGGCATTAGTAGTCTTACCGACTCCTCTTGGTCCGCAAAAGAGAAATGCCTGAGCTAAATGCTTATTTTTAATAGCATTTTTTAGCGTTGTAGTTATATGAGACTGACCGACAACTGTTTCAAAAGTAGTCGGACGGTATTTCCTTGCCGAAACAACAAAATTTTCCATCCTCGCAATTTATATAATTTCTGTTATTTTTTAAACGGAAGGAACGTCTAAATTGGATACTTTATGTGGAAAATTTCAATGTTTCTGATTCAAAACTGGTTATAAGGCTGAAAGCTAAAAGCTTAGTGCTGAAAGTTAAAAGTCTAAAGCTTTTTTAATTTGAAAATGCCAGATTGATTTAAAAAATATTTATATAATCAATAAAAAGCTGTTGTCCTTCCGGACAACAGCTTGTCTGGTAATTTACTAAAGGTTAGTTTGATAATATTTTAAGAAATCTTGTAGCTTTTTTTCTGGATTTTCATCAAATAGTCTTTCTTCTTCAACATGTCCACTATGGTTAAGAATAGTCACCTTGCATTTTTGCTCTTTTCTGGCAAATTCAAAAGTTCTCAGTACAATATCTCTTTTTGTAGGGCTTCTGAATATAACTTTGTCAGAAATTGCTTCTTTTGCTTCCCAGCAAGAGCCAGCAGGCACAATGCTTATAGATCTGTTCATATCTGTAGTGTGTTATTCTATTTGTGATGATTTTAATTCAAAACACCTTTAGTCAAAAAAGGTTTAAGATTTAATATACAGGTAATAAATATTTTTTAATTTCTCATTTATAAATCAATTAATAATGAAAGGTTTTATTGCTCATCTTTTTATAATACTGTCTTTATCTTCAATATCCTTTGCACAGAACGGACTTTTGCATTCAGGACCTATGCCGGGCTTTTCCGGAAAAAACAGAGTAAACATCTGGCTTCAGACTAAAGAACCCTCCAACGCAAAAATAAAATATTGGATATATGAGGATGAAAATGGTTTTGACTATAGTTCTGAAGTTGCATCAGATGTAGAGCATGGTAATACATTTCAATTCGATTTAAGAAACCTTAAACCTGGAAAAATGTATCAGTATGAAGTTTATATTAATGATATCAAACAGGAGTTTAAGGAACCTCTTTTCTTCAGAACTCAGCCAGATTCATCTGCTGGCG
The Sporocytophaga myxococcoides DSM 11118 genome window above contains:
- a CDS encoding PAS domain-containing protein — translated: MEIADLILTAKDERNIKSRKSDISVYRIILFLTTAFTLLLRYLFVKENPEAFDPLLIRLVLSSGLILILVLSFIWKYRDKIAYLNYLVIFSYSIYILFLIRRNYFATNYLLEFILLIVIICLAFQNRLHLKIYLTCIFIAFFISAFLCLDSYLDIFVKTSLIGIFCVAIVTFFNSRFEIEKRLEIRENLLNTIFNESPDAMLIADPSSSIILNCNERAISIFKIQDRRDLIGNNLNFLLKYPNSTGAWNNLKKKVDKNRFLVQELEFKTVFGQTFWGSEAITEIQVGTKAYWLVRISDITERVKDKKTIEESRKILNQIIDLVPHPIFLKDNEGRFVIVNKTLADRYEVVPEEMVGKKDSDFIDPVLSVELLKDDREVIENAREKFIPEESLTFLDRNYTYQTIKIPFYFEDATKPGVLSISIDITDLKEAEKAIRESESKYKMLMEQASDGIYLTDKSGNILSVNAKACEMFGYSDQEFQKLNVRSLVDLKSVKEELIFALFNNEPVITELVCKRKDNSEFTVELSATRLDGGLLQGIIRDITARKKLEKILQDNEKKFRALIENSSDIIMILNEDFKISYVSVSVARILGHTYISLVGKTIFDLFDHEGIDKISKFLSETIACPGQNQTAEELKILTRSGSSKIVEIVAVNLLSDPVIQGIVLNCHDITKRKNTENELINTNFELDSFVYKASHDLKAPLRSVMGLIKLAKLESKDSTQHMYLDMMSKSVNSLDAFIKDLTTFSRNTRLDIEANIIDFSIVLEESLNNLKYMEHAEKIRINKSVDINVNFYSDLTRLSTIVNNLISNAIKYHRFENNIPYINISIKTDYEKAEIVVEDNGSGIDPLHINKIFDMFYRASENSYGSGLGLYIVKNAVKKLGGSIDVSSELDEGSSFKVVIPNLVNDIN
- a CDS encoding response regulator, with amino-acid sequence MKEVQVNSVMLVDDNDTDNFIHKRVIELTGFAKNIIVKNSGKSALEFLESNKSNLDVLPDLIFLDINMPIVDGFVFLFEYENFPDPVKDKCKIVILSSSDSKRDIDRIVDNEYVINFITKPLSEEALDDLKTIL
- a CDS encoding isocitrate dehydrogenase (NADP(+)); amino-acid sequence: MNKIKVANPVVELDGDEMTRIIWKFIKDKLITPYIDVDIKYYDLGIEHRDATNDQVTVDAAEAIKKYQVGIKCATITPDEARVKEFNLKQMWKSPNGTIRNILDGTVFREPIVTNNVPRLVPNWTAPICIGRHAFGDQYRATDTVIKGKGKLTLTFTPEGGGEPQTFEVYNFKGDGVALAMYNTDESIRGFAQSCFNLALQKKWPLYFSTKNTILKKYDGRFKDIFEETYEKEFKAKFEAAGLTYEHRLIDDMVASALKMNGNFVWACKNYDGDVQSDIVAQGFGSLGLMTSVLITPDGKVLEAEAAHGTVTRHYREHQKGKPTSTNPIASIFAWTRGLAFRGKLDNNQDLIKFCEALEQVCVETVESGKMTKDLAVSVYGSNVKHGEHFLYTEEFLSAIDTNLKAKLSK
- a CDS encoding M16 family metallopeptidase produces the protein MIRKIFLLLLLPLWVLGQPSKFVTERHSSGEYTFETVTNDPLKTRIYTLKNGLKVYMTVYKDAPRIQTYIAVKAGSKNDPATNTGLAHYLEHILFKGTSKIGTNDWAKEEPLLKEIENLYEVYRTTRDEKQRTRLYQKIDSTSLLAAKFSIPNEYDKMLSNIGATGTNAYTFLEQTVYVNDIPSNSLERWAEIESERFSTVVPRLFHTELEAVYEEKNRGLDNDKRKVYEAMMSGLFQRHQYGTQTTIGTVEHLKNPSITEIKKYFDRYYVPNNIAICMSGDFDPEKAIRIIDKSFSRLKEKAVAPFTPPTESPIKRPEKIDVYGPDAENLTVAFRFNGIKGQEVKNNFIPDFYYLKLISLLLTNGQAGLIDLNLNQRQKVLSAFAYDMALNDYSIFVMGGRPKQGQTLEDLKVLLLAQLDSLKKGKFEEWLIKATINDIKMSKMQSYESNKARADAFVESFITGEPWQRSVEETEVLSSITKEQIVEFVKQRFDSNYVAVYKFTGTDTTIKKVPKPQISPVPLNREDHSPFFEFVMNQPSDSIKPVWIDFNKELLQFKTKTNLPVTYKKNTENDIFTLNYVWDIGREHSPKYGLAVSYLDFLGVKGLSSEELKKEFYKIGCSYSFSMSADAMFFTLTGLQENFNQALKLFEKILKTPQEDPVAYNNLVERSLKARKDNKLNKDIIFRSGLVSYAKYGPHSPFTTILSEEQLRSMKPSELTDIVKSLNSIKHRVLYYGPTDAAKLNKSLSSNHKCGTELKDPPAPEKFALQEINENEVLWANYEMVQGEVIFLSKSITYDKEILPQIALFNEYFGGSMSSIVFQELRESRALAYAVKSRYENAWRKGDPNYITSYIGTQADKIKEAIDGMLELYEDMPQSEVLYQNAKSSIIEIVNTQRITKFAVISEYERLKKLGIDYDIRKEVYEKIKTLSLTDLKNFHDKFYRGQKKAYVIIGSKDRIDFDKLSKYGKVRELKLEELFGY
- a CDS encoding DNA polymerase III subunit gamma/tau, with translation MENFVVSARKYRPTTFETVVGQSHITTTLKNAIKNKHLAQAFLFCGPRGVGKTTNARILAKTINCENITSEIEACNECESCKSFNNNASFNVHELDAASNNSVDDIRNLVDQVRYPPQYGKYKIYIIDEVHMLSNAAFNAFLKTLEEPPKYAIFILATTEKHKIIPTILSRCQIFDFSRISVKDIAAHLARIAEKETIKAEAQALHLIAQKADGALRDALSLFDLIVTFSSDNTVTYKCTIDNLHILDYDYYFKMTDLLNRQDVAGALLVYDEILRDGFDGHNFIIGLGEHLRNLLVCKDAATLKLLEVSDEVKQKYGSQAEAASISFLMSCLNIISGCDLQFKNSKNPRLLIELALMKMAFLNQAINLGSELRAMPEELKKKADTVNINGSGAPAEAPAESKNNAGPAAPKPAAEKSELKSTIKLPSLKDLQKGADTKMPEKKVETVSASDLITVNKPIDPKELMKYWQEYAMNLRNEGKMNEYFIIDRVYDLVDGNIIKIKLDNFIQQDQINEMRSSLLDFLRSKISNKTLQLEAELSSQDEVKLIYTPKEKLNYLTQKYPIIDELRKRFGLESEF